A segment of the Candidatus Krumholzibacteriia bacterium genome:
CCGCGAGGATGCACGACGACGCCTCGGCGAGGCCGTGGTCGCGTTGGAACGGTCCGGTGTCGCCGACGATCGGGTCCGCGCGCTGGCGCTTCGACTGGTGGAGCGAGGCCGCTGATGGCATCCGGGTTCACGGTCGCACCCTACGAGCTGGTGATCGCCGCCGGGGTCGGCGCCCAGCTCCTGAAGTTCGTCCTGTACGGTGTGGCGAACCGTCGCCCCTCCCTGCGGGTGCTGGTGACCACCAACGGACTGCCCAGTTTCTACGCCGTCACCCTGTCCTGCCTCTGCACCGTGGTCGCGCTCGACGTGGGGGTGCGGTCTCCGCTCTTCGCGGGGTCCATGGTGTTCTCCGGGGTGGTTCTGCACGACATCGTGCGTGTGCAGCGCTCGGTCGACCGGGGGCGCCGTTCGACGGCCCTCGTCGCGCGATCGATGGACAACGGCGAGCGCCCGGAGTGGACGCGCTCGGTGACCGAGATCCTGCGGGACCGCGGGCAC
Coding sequences within it:
- a CDS encoding divergent PAP2 family protein produces the protein MASGFTVAPYELVIAAGVGAQLLKFVLYGVANRRPSLRVLVTTNGLPSFYAVTLSCLCTVVALDVGVRSPLFAGSMVFSGVVLHDIVRVQRSVDRGRRSTALVARSMDNGERPEWTRSVTEILRDRGHRPLHIGVGMVLGLLAGLAWRPG